AATGTGTGGGGAGAGATCAAGGACTTCCGGCTCAACACTGTTGCCGTTGCCACCGGCGTCGGTATCCGATACGAGACGCCCTTCGGGCCGTTCCGTCTGGACTGGGGGATCCGTGTGTTCGATCCCGCCGCGCCCAAGGGACAGCAATGGATCACCGAACGGCGTCTGCTCAAAGAGACCTTCCAGGCAGGGGTGTTCCATTTCGGGATCGGCCATGCCTTCTGACCATCAGACATCCATGCCCTGGCCGCGCGTGCTCGGGCAACGGCGCGTCAAGCTCCTGCTCCAGAATGCGATGCGCACTGCGCGCCTCCCTCACGCCTACCTGTTCCACGGCCCCGAAGGGGTCGGCAAGGATGCCATGGCCATCGAATTCGCACGTGTGCTGCAGTGCGAGAACGGCGGCGTGGAGGCATGCGGGAAATGCGACTCCTGTGCGAAGATGGCGACACTGCAGCATCCCGATGTGCACCTGATCACCGCTCTGCCGGTGGGCAAGAATGAAGAGGGCGGCGATGGCCCGTTCGACCGTCTGACGCAGGAAGAGATGAAGGCCGTGCGGTCGGAGTTCCTGGCGAAAGCGCAGGATCCGTATCACCGGATCGGCATCCCGCGCGCGACAGGCATCAAGGTGAACAGCATCCGCGAGATACGGCGCGAAGCACCGCTGGCAAGCGCGGGAAACAGGCGGCGGATCTTCATCCTGTCGAATGCGGATATGCTCGCGGATGTGGCGGCGAACACGCTGCTCAAGACGCTGGAAGAACCTCCCGCGCACTGCATGTTCATCCTGACCACATCGTACCGGGAGGAACTGCTCCCCACGATCCTGTCGCGCTGCCAGCAGGTGCGGTTCGACCCGCTGTCCGATGCGCAGATCCAGGATGCACTCATGAGCCGGGATGGCGTGGAGGCGAACCACGCGGCGCTCCTGGCCCGGCTGTCAGGCGGGAGCTACTCGCGCGCACGCGAGTTGACGGGTGATGACCTGATGGGGGAGCGCGAGCATGTGCTGGAGTTCGTGCGACGCACCGTGGCCGGTCATCATGCAGATGTGGGGAAGATCATCGACACGGTGACCGATGAAAAGGACCGGACGCGGGTGACACGCTTCCTGCATCTCCTGCTCCTCTGGTTCCGCGATGCACTCGTCCTGGGGAAACAGGGGAGCATCATCAATATCGACCAGCGCGAACCGCTCGAACGGTTCATCGGACGCTACCCGGCTGCCGATATCCCCGTCATCCTCGCGGACATCGACCGGGCGATTTCGCTTGTGGAAAGAAATGTCTACATTAAACTGATCCTGTATAACCTGGCAGGACAGATGAAAGCCAATATCCGTTGAAACGAGCACGATGAACCCCGATCGTATCCTGGTGACCGCCGCGTTGCCGTACGCGAACAACCCCCTGCATCTGGGGCATCTCGCCGGCGCGTACCTTCCTGCCGACCTCTACGTCCGGTTCCAGCGCATGAAAGGGCGCGATGTCCTGTTCATTTGTGGGTCGGATGAGCATGGCGTTGCGATCACGATCACTGCCGATAAAGAGCACGTCCATCCGCAGACCGTCGTCGATCGTTACCACGCAATGAACAGCAAGGCGTTCGAGCGGTTCGGCATGAGCTTCGACAACTATTCCCGGACCTCCATCCCTCTGCACCATCAGACCACGCAGGAGTTCTTCGCCGATTTCCATGCCCGCGGGATCCTGAAGGAGAAGAAGGAGAAACAGTTCTACGATCCGGTCGCGAAGAAATTCCTGCCCGACCGCTACGTGGAAGGCATCTGTCCGGTGTGCGGTTCGCCCGATGCCCGCGGTGACCAGTGCGAGAAATGCGGATCGTATCTGAACCCCATGGAATTGAAGGAGCCGCGGAGCAAGCTTTCGGGCGGCACGCCCGAGGTGCGGGAGACCTCGCACTGGTATTTCCCCCTCGGGGATTTCCAGGTACGGCTCGAAGAGTACCTCAAGGACCGCAGCGCGCGTGAAGAATGGAAAGAGAACGTCCTGAACTATTGCCGGGGGTGGTTCAAGGATGGATTGAAGGACCGTGCCGTGACCCGCGACCTCGATTGGGGTGTGCGTGTCCCCGTCACCGGGTATGAACAGAAAGTGGTCTATGTCTGGTTCGATGCCGTGCTCGGGTACATCACCTCGACGCGAGAATGGGCGGCGGCGAAGGGTGCGCCGGACGACTGGAAGAAGTACTGGCTCTCGCCGGACACGAAGTACGTTGCATTCATCGGCAAGGACAACGTCGTGTTCCATTGCATCGTCTTCCCCGCGATGCTCATGGCATGGAATGACACGCACGCCGAGAAGTACGTCCTTCCCGCCAATGTCCCCGCGAACGAGTTCTTCAACTATGAAGGACAGAAGTTCTCGAAGAGCCGTGGATGGGGCATCAATGTGGACGAATTTCTTGACCGCTACCCGGCGGACCCGCTCCGCTATTATCTGACCATGACGCTGCCGGAATACCGGGATTCCGACTTCACCTGGAAAGAATTCCAGGCGAAGAACAACAATGAACTGGCCGACATCTTCGGCAACTTCATCAACCGGACACTCGCGTTCGCCGTCCGGACGTTCAAGGGAAGTGTCCCGCCCCGCGGCGCACCGGATGCCCGTGACACCGAGATGCTTGCACTCGCAGCGCGGACACCGGAGGCCGTCGGAGTCCTGATGGACGGCTATCATTTCCGCGACGGTCTCGCTGAGGTGATGAACCTCGCGCGCGCGGCGAACAAGTACTTCAACGACAGCGAGCCGTGGAAGACCGCCAAGAGCGATCCGGCCCGGTGTGCCACGACGATCAATGTCTGCACGCAGGTGGCGCGGACCCTGGCCGTCCTGATGTGTCCGTTCACACCGGCGACGTCGGAACGGCTCTGGGGGATGCTGCAACTGGCCGGTACTGCCGCGTCGCAGAGCTGGGATACAGCCGGTGAACCCATGATCCCCGATGGCCATGTGCTTGGTACACCGGGAATTCTTGTCACAAAGATCGAGGATGAAGTGATCGCTGCTGAACTTGGCAAATTGGATCAACCTGCAGAACCGGCCGCTGCGCCTGCCGTTCCGGCACAAGAGCCGCCCAAGCCGACCATCACGTTCGATGACTTCAAGAAGGTGGATCTGCGGGTGGCAACGATCGTGGCCGCGGAACGCGTGACGAAGTCCGAGAAGCTCCTGAAACTGCAGGTGGAGATCGGGACCGAACAGCGCCAGATCGTGGCCGGTATCGCGCAGCACTACGCCCCCGAGGCGCTCGTCGGGAAGTCCATCATCGTCGTCTACAACCTTGCACCGGCGAAACTCATGGGACAGGAGTCGCAGGGCATGCTCCTCGCAGCATCGGATGCAAGCGGCAAGCTCGCGTTTGTCACCCCGTCCGGCGACATTGCGAGCGGCGGGATCGTAAAATAGGCCGGAGCACTATGACGTTCATTGACACCCACGCGCATCTCACGGCGCGGGAATTCGATGCTGACCGCGATGAGGTCATTGCCCGCGCGGCCGATGCCGGGGTCCGCTTCATCATCAATCCCGGCACCAATCTCGATGACAGCCGTCGTGCTGTAGAACTCGCAGACCGGCATCCGATGGTCTATGCAGCCGTCGGGTACCATCCTCATGATGCCCGGCTCGCCGATGATGCCGGCCTGGCGGAGATCGAAGCCCTCAGCAAGCACCCCCGCGTTGTCGCGATAGGGGAGATCGGGCTGGATTTCCACTACGATCTGTCGCCCCGCGATGCCCAGGAACGTGTCTTCGCGGAACAGCTTGCCATTGCCCAACGCCGGGATCTTCCCGTCATCATCCACACGCGCGAATCACTCGAGCAGACGATCGCCATGCTCTCGGCGAGCATTGAGGCATGTCCCGCCTGGCGGGAGAGCAAACGACCCCGGGGCGCGCGCAACCCCGGGCCGCGTGGTGTCTTTCACTGCTATCCCGGGGACGTGGCGATCGCATGGAAGCTCGTCGGGATGGGATTCATGGTGTCGCTGCCGGGGATCGTAACGTTCAAGAAACCCGGGAATGCCGTGGATGTAGCCGCGGCGATCTCGATCGAGCATCAGCTTCTGGAGACCGATAGCCCGTATCTTGCACCGGTCCCTCACCGGGGCACCCGCAACGAGCCCATGCACATCCCCGTGATCGCTCAGCGCATCGCGGACGTTCAGCATCTGTCTGTCGAGGATGTCGCGCGGTCGACGAATGTCGCCGCCTATCAATTGTTCGGCATCGGCGAGAAGCCGATGCCCCGCTTCACCTACCCGCTCAAGCGATCGCTCTATATCAACCTCACGAACCGGTGTGACGCCGACTGCATTTTTTGCGACCGCAAGGGCGAAGCGATGGTGAAGGGGCACAACCTGAAGATCACGCGTGAACCTGAAGCGGAAGAGGTGATCGCCGAGATCGGTGACCCGCTCCGGTACGAAGAAGTGGTCTTCTGTGGTTATGGTGAGCCCACCATCCGGCTCGAAGCCTTGAAGCAGGTCGCCCGGTTCGTGAAGGACCGTGGCGGCCGCACGCGGCTGAATACGGACGGGCACGGGAATATCATCAACAAGCGCAACATCGTGCCGGAGCTTGCGGGACTCGTGGATTCCGTCTCCATCAGCCTGAATTCAACCGATCCACAGCAATATGGCGCCCTCATGCGCATCGATGGGCCGAAAAACTTCGCGGCGATGGTCGAGTTCGCGAAAGATGCTGTCCGGTTCCTGCCACGCGTTGTCCTCACCATCGTGGACCTCGATGACGTGGATGAGGAGAAGGCGCGGACGTTCGTCGAGAAGGAGGTCGGGGCGATCTTCGCGAAGCGGCCCTTCTTCTGATGGAACTCAGGAACATCCTTGTTCTCGCCGAGGGTCAGCTCGGCG
Above is a window of Ignavibacteriota bacterium DNA encoding:
- the metG gene encoding methionine--tRNA ligase gives rise to the protein MNPDRILVTAALPYANNPLHLGHLAGAYLPADLYVRFQRMKGRDVLFICGSDEHGVAITITADKEHVHPQTVVDRYHAMNSKAFERFGMSFDNYSRTSIPLHHQTTQEFFADFHARGILKEKKEKQFYDPVAKKFLPDRYVEGICPVCGSPDARGDQCEKCGSYLNPMELKEPRSKLSGGTPEVRETSHWYFPLGDFQVRLEEYLKDRSAREEWKENVLNYCRGWFKDGLKDRAVTRDLDWGVRVPVTGYEQKVVYVWFDAVLGYITSTREWAAAKGAPDDWKKYWLSPDTKYVAFIGKDNVVFHCIVFPAMLMAWNDTHAEKYVLPANVPANEFFNYEGQKFSKSRGWGINVDEFLDRYPADPLRYYLTMTLPEYRDSDFTWKEFQAKNNNELADIFGNFINRTLAFAVRTFKGSVPPRGAPDARDTEMLALAARTPEAVGVLMDGYHFRDGLAEVMNLARAANKYFNDSEPWKTAKSDPARCATTINVCTQVARTLAVLMCPFTPATSERLWGMLQLAGTAASQSWDTAGEPMIPDGHVLGTPGILVTKIEDEVIAAELGKLDQPAEPAAAPAVPAQEPPKPTITFDDFKKVDLRVATIVAAERVTKSEKLLKLQVEIGTEQRQIVAGIAQHYAPEALVGKSIIVVYNLAPAKLMGQESQGMLLAASDASGKLAFVTPSGDIASGGIVK
- a CDS encoding YchF/TatD family DNA exonuclease, with protein sequence MTFIDTHAHLTAREFDADRDEVIARAADAGVRFIINPGTNLDDSRRAVELADRHPMVYAAVGYHPHDARLADDAGLAEIEALSKHPRVVAIGEIGLDFHYDLSPRDAQERVFAEQLAIAQRRDLPVIIHTRESLEQTIAMLSASIEACPAWRESKRPRGARNPGPRGVFHCYPGDVAIAWKLVGMGFMVSLPGIVTFKKPGNAVDVAAAISIEHQLLETDSPYLAPVPHRGTRNEPMHIPVIAQRIADVQHLSVEDVARSTNVAAYQLFGIGEKPMPRFTYPLKRSLYINLTNRCDADCIFCDRKGEAMVKGHNLKITREPEAEEVIAEIGDPLRYEEVVFCGYGEPTIRLEALKQVARFVKDRGGRTRLNTDGHGNIINKRNIVPELAGLVDSVSISLNSTDPQQYGALMRIDGPKNFAAMVEFAKDAVRFLPRVVLTIVDLDDVDEEKARTFVEKEVGAIFAKRPFF
- the holB gene encoding DNA polymerase III subunit delta'; its protein translation is MPSDHQTSMPWPRVLGQRRVKLLLQNAMRTARLPHAYLFHGPEGVGKDAMAIEFARVLQCENGGVEACGKCDSCAKMATLQHPDVHLITALPVGKNEEGGDGPFDRLTQEEMKAVRSEFLAKAQDPYHRIGIPRATGIKVNSIREIRREAPLASAGNRRRIFILSNADMLADVAANTLLKTLEEPPAHCMFILTTSYREELLPTILSRCQQVRFDPLSDAQIQDALMSRDGVEANHAALLARLSGGSYSRARELTGDDLMGEREHVLEFVRRTVAGHHADVGKIIDTVTDEKDRTRVTRFLHLLLLWFRDALVLGKQGSIINIDQREPLERFIGRYPAADIPVILADIDRAISLVERNVYIKLILYNLAGQMKANIR